Proteins encoded in a region of the Populus alba chromosome 13, ASM523922v2, whole genome shotgun sequence genome:
- the LOC118050418 gene encoding transcription factor bHLH162, with translation MVYIKSCQEKGSAIFTSALRLLMGAMVESFGGTVIMESSSNVSSTKTERKVIEKNRRNQMKTLYSKLNSLLPNQNFKEPQPLPDQIDEAISHIKSLEEKLKKAREKKEGLTSSRKRSYTCTYDPIPIATPKSPQLKIQELGSALEIVLTSGPDNQFLFYEIIRILHEEGVEVVNANFQVLGDSIFQVLHAQMKESDNGFGAAKVTERLNMLINGSTSEMELDLELWDFEIHPGITGELLTGLEYET, from the exons ATGGTGTATATAAAGAGCTGTCAAGAAAAAGGATCAGCCATCTTCACATCTGCTCTGAGGCTTCTCATGGGAGCCATGGTTGAGAGCTTTGGAGGTACAGTAATCATGGAGAGTAGCAGTAATGTTTCTTCtacaaaaacagagagaaaggtCATCGAGAAAAACAGGagaaatcaaatgaaaacaCTTTACTCCAAGCTCAATTCTCTCCTCCCTAATCAGAACTTCAAG GAACCACAGCCACTGCCCGATCAGATAGATGAAGCAATAAGCCATATAAAGAGTCTAGAGGAGAAGTTGAAGAAAGCCAGGGAGAAGAAAGAAGGTTTAACAAGCAGCAGAAAAAGATCATATACGTGCACTTATGATCCTATACCAATCGCTACTCCAAAATCACCTCAGCTAAAAATCCAAGAATTGGGTTCAGCTCTAGAGATAGTTTTGACAAGTGGGCCAGATAATCAGTTCttattttatgagattattcgCATTCTCCATGAAGAAGGTGTAGAGGTTGTTAATGCTAATTTTCAAGTTCTTGGAGATTCCATTTTCCAAGTACTTCACGCACAG ATGAAGGAATCTGATAATGGTTTTGGAGCTGCAAAAGTAACCGAGAGACTGAACATGCTCATTAATGGATCCACGAGTGAAATGGAGTTGGATTTAGAGCTATGGGACTTCGAGATTCATCCTGGGATCACTGGGGAACTCCTTACAGGACTAGAGTACGAAACTTAG